Proteins from one Flammeovirgaceae bacterium genomic window:
- a CDS encoding MBL fold metallo-hydrolase, which yields MSLFVASLNSGSNGNCYYIGNHTEAILIDAGISCRETEKRLKRLGLSLRHVKAIFVTHEHADHVYGIPSILKKHKVPIYITTRTLLKSRLRNTKAYHFKPYEPVSIGGLTIRAFPVLHDATDPHNFIVSNGQVNVGVFTDIGNLTTHVVQHFKQCHAAILESNYDDQLLETGSYPLPLKNRIRGGHGHLSNDQAAKLFHDHRPAFMTHLFLGHLSKNNNSPRIVQKLFDGISNGTEIVVASRYKETSLYTIDGRPRAQPRPQYKEVAFSGQLKLF from the coding sequence ATGTCTTTGTTTGTCGCATCGTTAAATTCGGGCAGTAATGGCAATTGCTACTACATTGGCAACCACACGGAAGCCATCCTGATCGATGCCGGGATTTCGTGCAGGGAAACGGAAAAACGTTTAAAGCGCCTTGGGTTGTCCCTTCGGCATGTCAAGGCAATATTCGTGACCCATGAGCATGCCGACCATGTGTACGGCATTCCTTCCATCCTTAAGAAGCACAAAGTGCCCATTTACATCACCACCCGAACGCTGCTCAAATCAAGGCTAAGGAACACAAAGGCGTACCATTTCAAACCTTATGAACCCGTTTCGATTGGGGGCCTTACCATCCGGGCCTTCCCGGTATTGCACGATGCCACCGACCCGCACAACTTTATTGTTTCCAATGGGCAGGTCAATGTGGGGGTGTTCACGGACATTGGAAACCTCACCACCCATGTAGTCCAACACTTTAAACAATGCCACGCGGCCATCCTCGAATCCAATTATGACGACCAATTGCTGGAAACGGGGAGCTATCCCCTTCCCCTAAAGAACAGGATACGGGGTGGCCATGGCCACTTGTCCAACGACCAGGCGGCCAAACTTTTCCACGACCACCGCCCTGCCTTTATGACGCACCTCTTTCTGGGGCACCTTTCCAAAAACAACAATTCGCCCCGGATCGTACAAAAACTTTTTGATGGCATTTCCAACGGCACGGAGATAGTGGTTGCCTCGCGGTACAAAGAAACCAGTTTGTACACCATTGACGGAAGGCCCAGGGCCCAGCCCCGTCCGCAATACAAAGAAGTTGCATTTTCGGGGCAACTCAAACTATTCTAA